ATGGGGCTCAACCACTAATGCTGCTACCTGGTTCATGGGTCTAATGAGCCAATAAACAGATCCTGTGAAATCGCTGCATAGATGGTGTGCCAGCATCCGTTTCAATCTGCTAGGTTGAAGACACTGATCGGGCCAAGTTGACCTATGACCATCGCGATCAACCCACCAACATTGACCATTGACGAGTTTCTTGCCGGTTACGGTGATGATAATCGCTATGAACTGATCGATGGAGAGGTATTCGACTTGGAACCGACAGGGCCACATGAAGAAGTAGCCGCCTTCATCACCAGCAAGATCTGTGTCCAGATCGATCTGCAAGGGTTGCCTTGGTTTGTCCTGCAACGCGGACTATTACGCCCTTCTGGCATGGGTAACACAGCATTTCGACCTGACGTTGCAGTGGTTGATCGAAATGAACTGGCAAAAGAACCATGTTGGATGGAACAATCGATGCTGACCCTAGGTAGCTCGATTAAATTTGTAGCAGAAGTCGTCAGTAGCAACTGGCAGAATGATTATGCCCGTAAGACTGAAGATTATGCGGCGTTAGGCATTCCTGAATATTGGATTGCAGATTATGCTGGCTTAGGGAGGACTCGATATATTGGGAAACCCAAGCAACCCACCCTTTCTATGGGTATCCTGGTGCATGGAGAGTATGAGGTTCACCAGCTGCGTGGTTCTCAAAATGTCGTTTCACCCACGTTTCCGAGTTTGAATTTAACGGCTGAGCAGGTATTGAAAACTGGTCGATAAACTCTCTGTGGTGCAGCTAGCAACGCTAAGGATATCTACTCCTCAGCTGTCAAAATCTGCTCCACCGTCAACCCCAACTCCGGAAACGTCAGACACGGCACTGCCTCCCCCTCCACATATTCCGCCTTCTGATAAACCCCATCCTCCAGCGTCAGCACAATTACCTTCTTGCCCTTCCCCCGCTGGCAATACTTCGCCGGAATTTGTCCCCGATAATCCACAATCCAGTACTCCGGCACCTGTAGCGCCTCGTATTCTTCCTGCTTCTCCACCAAGTCCGTACTCCAGTTTCCAGAGGCAATCTCCACAATCATCCGAGGAACGCTGCGAATCCCCGGTTGCCGATCCTCTCGCCGCGTTGCAGGACGATCAATCACCGCAATATCGGGGCGGCGTCCTCTAACATCGTCAATCATCAACGCATTGCGCTGCCGCACTGAGTATCTCAGCGTCATGCGCCGATACTGTAGCTCAAACATAAACGAGAGGAACTCTAGAATCTCTTCATGCCAATCATCCGGCTCCGGCATGAGCACCAACCTCCCATCGACCAATTCATATTCATTGAGTTCATTGCCATCCTCCACGTCAATGAACGCTTCAAACGTCAAGTCTCGTGTGGCAGCCGGAATCATCATGGCACTTTGGATCAGTCTGTGGTGGCGTCAGCCTGTCGGTCGGCCTGTCGGTCGGTCTGAGCACCTAGGCGCATAAGGAGACATCAATATGCTGCCATTCTACTTCGTCATCACAGCGGGCATATACCTGCTCGACCAACAAGACGATATCTATCAAGGGCGACTCCCCGAACTCCAGCAAGATGCCCAGATCAGCAGGGAAGCAGCCCAGCGGAACGAACTCGTCGAAGACACCACCGCTATGACCCTGATTCGAGAAAATCTGCGGTCTCGCTAACCCTTCTCTCAGTCGTGATGTTTTAGCTTGGCCTCACCTACTGTCTGTCGGTAGACGCCCAGTAGACAGCGTGTCTACCGGGCAAAGGTGTCCGCTTCAGGAACCCAGCGAGGCTCTGAATCACCTTGTTGAAGGGCCATACAGCCTTTATCCTGCATGGGCTTGAGAGAATGGAGAATAGGGGATTCGTTAGCGCAGCTCCTCCGCAGGAGGCACCCCTGACCTCTGCGGTGCGATTGGCCTCCGGCCAGGCTGAGTCTTTCAGACTCGCTTCGCGAACGCCTACGCAGCGCCTACCAACCAGAGTTTTCAATGGAGAATAGGGGATTCGAACCCCTGACCTCTGCGGTGCGATCGCAGCGCTCTACCAACTGAGCTAATTCCCCGTGTTGTCCGCACCGCATCGGTGCGATTGGCCTGCGGCCACCCTGCGGGAACGCAGCGCTCTACCAACTGAGCTAATTCCCCAATTGCCCAGTATCTTACCAAACTGAAGAGACCGATGAGGGAGTGGGGCGGGGATTAGCGTAGTAGTCTCGCAGCCAGTCTAGATCCAGCTCGCTGAGGTTATCGACCACCCAATCGGCGCGGCGGTGGATCATTTGGTAAGGATAGGTATGGGCCACGCCAGCGACAGGAACCTGAGCGCGTTTGGCGGCTTCGATGCCGGCGAAAGAATCTTCGATGGCGAGGCAGTGGGCCGGGGTCAAGTTGAGGCCAGGGTGGGCTTGATTCAACCGCTCAATGGCTAACAGGTAGCCATCGGGGGCGGGTTTGCTACCCGTGGCGGGCAGATCATCGCCGCAAACCAAGGCCGAGAGATGGTCGTAGATTCCGGCTTGCCGCAGCACCCACGCCACCTCTGTCTGCATGGTCCCGGTGACCACCGCCAGCTTCAATTGAGCCGCTCGCCCCTGGAACACTAGATCATCTAGCCCTGGATAGAGGGGTAAATCTTGTTGGGACATGGCCTCGATATAGCGCTGGGACTTTTTCGCCAGCAGTGTATCAAGGTAGTCGTCACTCACCACCCGACCACGACTGCCGAGTAAATTGGTCAGGCAAGCCCGATCGCTGCGACCCAGGCAAGCGGCGGCGACGTCTTCCCGATTAGGCCGCAGGTTTTCCTCGAGCAAAAGCTGCTCGAGCAGCTGGCAATGCAGGGATTCATCGTTGATGATGATGCCATTGAAGTCCAGCAACAGGGCTTTTAGGGAGGCGTGAGAGTGGGAATTGGCAGAGGTCATAGGCAATCGAGCCGTCGCGTCTAGAGGGCAGGCGGCGTCAGGTCGCTGCTACTAGGGTATCGGCTATGGGCATCTCCTGGGGGGTAGGGGGGTGGCTTGAGCCCGTGGGTAACCTGGTTAATTAGCCATACCGTGTCACTGGTGATGTGGTCAAAACCCCCGCCGCCCCCAGCCAGGCGGCTACGGTGCCCTGGGCAAATTCCTGAATGTAGGGCTCTTCGAAGATCTCCATCAGCCAGGGCAGAGCTCGTAGGGTGTCTCGGGGTTGCCGTCTAGGATGGCTACCTCACCACTGGGGCGCAACAGCCGAAAGGCTTCTCGCAGGATGGTCTGGGCGACCTCAGTAGGGGTCTCATGGAAGAGCAGAGAGGCGGTGACTAGATCGAAGTGAGCCGCTGGAAAGGGGGTGTGGTTCGGCGTTGCCGTGGACCCAGTGAATGGCTAGATTGGCCTGACGGGCCTTGTCCTCGGCGACGACCAACATATGGGGCGACAGGTCCAGCCCGATCACCTCGGCAGCGGGAAAGGTTTGCTTCAGCAAGTGGGTGGTGGTGCCGGTGCCGCAGCCCAGATCTAGAATGCGGCGGGGCTGTCCCTGAATCTTGTCGATTAGGGCCTGGCGCACCCAGGTTTCATTGGGGGGCAGGACGTACTGGGTGATGGGATCGTAGGTGACGGCGGCATCGGCGCTGAGATAGCCCTGCTCAATGCCATGGAAGGCGGCCTTGCGATAATAGTCTGGATAGGTCAGCTTAGGGTTGGCAATGCGATCGCATTGTTGCTCCCAGTCAAACTGGTGTCGATAGGCCAGCAAGGCCTCCCGATCCAAGAGGTGATCGAACAGAGGCGCCAAAAATCGAGCGAATAACGTATCTTGACCGGTTGCCATGGGAGACCCTCCCCGTGTGTTGCCGTCTATATATGAAGTTTAATCAAGAAAACCCTTATCTTGCCTACGACAAGCCCTATGACCCTGCTCACCCCTACTCACATCCAGGCATTGTTACAAGAGCCGATTCCCGACAGACAAGCCTATGGTCGGCTGATGGAAATCTACTGTGTGGTTAAGGCTGGGGGTGTCCGAGTCCAGATTGAAGCGGCTAGCGGTCACCTAGCCCGGCAACAATGGCGGCTAGAGAAAACCATCAGTGAGCTCAGCTGTCACCATGCCCACCATCCCCAGATTCCTATCCTGCGGCAAGAGGTGGCAGAACTCCGCCGCTCCGTTGCCTGGCGCATCGACTTCCTGCGGACAATTCATCCCCAAGAAGAAGCCGCCGTGCAACAACATCTAGCGGCCATTGAAGCCTACGTTGCTGCCCAAGGAGAGCAGCTCAGGGGCGCTTGCCCCAATAACCATTGATCGACACCATGTACTCCATGCCTATACCCTAGAACCCTGGCCGGGCTGGCAGCGGGGAGCCGACTATGCCCAGCGTAAAGCTCAGCGAGCGGCTCCCCTGTTTCCAGCCCTCGAGAACATTATTCCAGACCTGTGTCAACGCCTGGTCTTAGAGCTGCTTGGTACTCCCCTGACCCATCAGCGATTTCTCCGGCGCTATCGGGGCACCTATGGCCCAGCCATCGGGGCTGGTCAAGGCGTATTTCCCAACTGTTTCACCCCCGTTGCTGGACTATTGCGGGTGGGGGATAGCACCTTACCTGGCATTGGTGTCCCTGCGGTGGCTGCCTCTGGCATACTCTGCGCCAATACTCTGGTTCCACCAGAGCACGTGTCAGCCCTGGTGGCCTCGATGTCTTCAGAATAGGAGGTATCTGCCTTAGCGAGCGTCTCTACACAGGCCATGGACGGAGCCGGTCGGGATAGTCGCCGGGCCGCTTGCAGCTGCATGGCACTGTCGAAGGTCCCCGCTTCGACCATAGCAGCCGTAGGGACTGGGTGAGCAGCAGCTTGGTGGGCCTGGTTCAGGTCCACAGCCATGGCTGTCATGGCCAGGGTGGGCCGCTCCCGGCGTAAGGGCGCTGTCTCATGGGGGGCCTCTGCTAGGGGCTGCTCGATCTCAGGAGCTGGCTCAGCAGCCGAGGCCGCCAGTGGGTCACGGCTGGGAACATCACCATCACGCCAGGGGTGAGAGCGAGAAGGGCGTATGGGGGCCTCAGGGGCCGTCGCTGTTAGGGGAGAATTGGTCTCCGGATTGGTTTCTGGCGTTGTCGCTTCACTGGCAGGGGACGAGGAGGCGGTTAAGGGAGCTGTACTGGGCGCGGCGGGGGGTGAGGCAGCTGTAGGTGTCTGAGCTGGAGCCGTGGCACTGGTAGCTGACCTGCTGGTCAGAGGCGCCGTTGGCCCACTTTCAGGGGAGGCAATGGTGGCGCCAGTGGGTTGGGACTGAGGGCGAGGAGTCGTGGTGGCAGGCTCTGGGGTAGGAGTAGGCCCTGGGGTGGCCGCAGAAGGCGTTGCGGAACTGGGAACCGATGATGCCGATGGACTGCCGGCTGCCGCTGCTAGAGGTGCCAGCATCACCGCCCGGCTGCGTCGTCCCGGAGATTGTGCCGGTGGAGTGCGCCCTGGCAGCGGTTGGTCGGCAATGGCGGAGCCACTGCGGGGAGTGGCGGGATTGCTTTCGGGAGCCGTAACGCTGGGGCTGATATCGGGGGGGTCAGCCGAGGTGGCAGTGTCTACCAAGGGATCATCAAAGCTGGCGGTCTCTAAATCAGGGGGCGTAAATGACCAGCCATTGTCGGTAGACTGGTTGCCAGAACACGCTGTCAGAGCAACCAAACTGCTACAGGAAGCGAGGGTCCAAATGCGCATGAGGATTCCTCTATAAAAACCATTGCCACGGTCAAGGCGGGTAGACAGTCCCCGGGAAGATAGCGACGTTTGAGCAAACGACAGGCTGCCTAGACGATGTCCAGTCTTGGCGTTCTACTTGTTACTACGTAAAGCCTCCGATTAATCCGCATAAATCTCAGTGAAATTAGTGAGGTTTTGGATGACTGTTTCCAACCGCCAGCCCTTGGCGGTTCGTCGGTCCATTAATGTCAGCAGTTGCTACGGTAATGATGACGCCCATCTGCCTCAAAAGTGCCAGGGCAGACCTGGCCTTAGAAGACCGCCTTAGGCATAGAGATATGGCTCGATCCATAGGAAATGGGCTAAGCTCCTCTGGGCTGGGCTTAAGGACTGGGGTTATCGGTCATGATGGACTTACGAGGGGAGTTGGCGGCCCTGGGGGCTGCTTTTTTATGGGCGTTGGCGACGGTCATGTTTGGCCAGTTGGGCAAACAGCTTGCTCCCCTGGTGCTAAATCTGGTCAAGGGATTATTGGCGATTAGCCTGATTGGTCTAACCCTTGCTGTGCAAGCGCTCTATCAGCCCCAGGACCCTTGGCAGATCAGGAGTGGGTTGGAGCAAGGGTCTGTGCTGCTGTTGCTAGGCAGTGGTGTGATTGGCATTGGCCTAGGGGATACGGCCTATTTTACGGCGCTCAATTATCTGGGGGCCCGGCGGGTGCTGTTGCTAGAGTCCTTGGCGCCGGCCATGGCTGCCCTGATGGCCTTAGGATTTTTGGGAGAATATCTGGCCCTGAGGGATTGGCTGGGCATTGTCTTAACGCTGTTGGGGGTGAGTTGGGTAGTTTCTGAGCGAGCTCCCGGTATCCCTGGGGAATCATTCCAACCCTGGCGGGGTATCTGCTATGGCTGTTTAGCAGCCGTTGGGCAGGCTGTCGGAGCAGTCATGTCACGGGCGGCTTTGGCAGACACGGCGGTCGATCCCCTGTGGAGTACGCTGTTGCGGCTGGGGGGTGGGTTGAGCATCATGGGAATATTGTTGCCTGAGGGGAGGGCAGTGGCGCTATCAACTGCGCCTCCTAGCCTCGGGTCGGCTGCTGGGGGTGTTGATGGTGGCGGCGTTTATAGGCACCTATCTGGCCCTGTGGTTGCAGCAGATGGCCCTGAAGTATGCTGCCACGGGAATTGCTCAAGCGCTGCTGGGCACGAGTCCACTATTTATTTTGCCGATCGTGGTCTTACTGGGCGAGCGCGTCAGTCTCCGAGCTATCTTGGGGGTGCTAGTGGCCCTGGGGGGTGTCTGGCTCCTGGTGGGCTATGACTAGGCTAGATGGGTTGGATCTTCGATCTATGGCAGCTCCTTCACCCCGTATTATTGGCCTGACGGGGGGCATTGCTACCGGTAAATCAACGGTGTCCCACTATTTAGAGCAGCACCATGGCATTCCCGTGTTGGATGCCGATGCCTATGCTCGCCAGGCGGTGGTGCCCGGTTCCCCGATTTTTCAGGCGATTGTGCAGCGTTATGGCACTGCCATGGTGCAGCCGGATGGCGAGTTGGATCGGAGGCGATTGGGCGATGTGGTCTTCTATAACACCGACGAGAAACGCTGGCTAGAACAGCAGATTCATCCGTTCGTGCGTCAGTGTTTTGCCCAGGCTATGGTCCGTTTGCAGGACTGCCCGGTGGTGGTCCACAGCATTCCCCTGTTGTTTGAGGCCAATCTGGTCGATCAGGTGACGGAATCTTGGGTGGTGATTTGCTCTGAGGCCCAGCAATGCCAACGGTTAATGGCCCGTAATCAACTGTCTCGCACTGATGCGATCGCACGTATCCAGAGCCAGATGCCCCTGTTAGACAAAGCCGCCCGAGCCGACGTGGTCTTAGATAACAGCACCACAGTGGCAGCCCTATACGGCCAAGTCGATCAGGCCCTTAACGAGCACAGCTCGATCACACCTGGTTGAGCTCAGCCCTGGCTAAACTGCACCCGATAGATGCGGCCATTCATTTCTTCGGTAAATAACAGACTGCCATCGGGCATCATCAGTAGGCCCACAGGACGGCCCCAAGTGGTCGGCCCCTGGGGATCGACCAGGAAGCCCGTGAGAAAGTCTTCGTAGTGGCCCAGGGGGCGTCCTTCAGAGCTAAAAGGGACAAACACCAGCTTGTAGCCCGTGCCCTGCTGTCGATTCCAAGAGCCGCGGAAAGCGACGAAGGCGCCCTGGTGATAGCGCTGCGGAAAGGTATTGCCATCGTAGAACTGCAATCCTAGGGCAGCCGAGTGGGCCTGAAACAGCACGTCCGGGGTTTGGGTCTGGGCGGCCAAATCGGGGCGGCGACTGCGACCATCAACCACCTGGCGGGGATCGAGCCAGTCCGGCTGCAGGTAAGCATAGGGCCAGCCATAGAACTCTCCCGCCTGGATGCGGGTGAGGTAGTCGGGCACCAGGTCATCGCCGAGACCATCCCGCTCGTTGACAGTGGTGTAGAGGTCGCCAGTGACGGGGTGAAAGTCTAGGCCAACGGGATTGCGCAGGCCAGAAGCAACGGTTTCTGGAGCGCTGCCGTCCAGGGCCATCACCTGCACCGAGGCCCGGGGCAAAGGCTCTGCGCTGACGTTGGAGCGAGAGCCAATGGAGACGTAGAGGCGCTGTTGGTCTGGAGAAACGACGACATTGCGAGTCCAGTGTTGGCGGTAACCGCCGCCAGGTAGCTCGGCAATGACCTCACCGCTGCCCTGCAGGGTCGCCTGACCAGTCCGGTAGGGATACCGCCGCAGGGTGCTGGTATTGCCTAGGTAAAAGTGATCCGCGGTGAAGGCCATGCCGAAGGGAATATCGAGGCCATGGCTGGCATCGGCAAAGGTGGTTACCGCATCGGCAGCCCCATCGTCGTTTTGATCCTGCAGGCGACGAATGCGGTTCTGCCGAGTTTCGGTCACTAGCACATCGCCCTCGGGGGTGAGGGCAAGCCAGCGGGGCCGATCCAGATTCTCGGCAAAGACGTTGACGGTAAATCCTGCTGGCACCTGCAGCCTAGGATTGCTGGGAATATCGATGACTTGGGGCGGTTTGCGGGCACTCTGGGAGGCGAAGGGTTGGGGCAGATCGGCCAGGGTGATGCGGATGGGGCTGGGAACTAGGGGCTCGGTGGCAATGGGGTTGGCTGGCTCGGCACCGGATGCGATCGCAGCGTCCTTCTCCGCCCCAGAAGGGGTAGCAGAGTCAGAGTCAGCAGGGGCAGGGGAGGGAGCCACAGACGATGGCTCCGTGCAGGCAAACAGGCCCAACACTAGCAGCAGGGGCAGGGCCTTGAGGCCACAGAAGGGCATGAGCAAAACCGGCAAACATTAGGTGTCGTATATCAAGCCCTCTGGGGCATCGGGATTGTCCTCTAAGTACTGATCGAAGCCAGTTTTGGCCGGGGTTTGATGCTGATGGGAGACCTCCGCTCGCATCTCCTCGACAGTATCCCACGCGACCGCACAGGCCTGAGAGTCAGCGCCTTGTTGATCACAGACCTGACGGGCATACTCTACGGCGTTTTCCAATTCCTGCTGGAACTTGGTGTCATCAACACTCATGCTATGCTCTCCCGGACTAAACACCATCGTCATCGACGCTCCAAGGGGAGCTATTCCATCATAATGGTCTGGTCCGGCAACGGCAGCCCATGGCCCCACGGGCCTACTCTTTCTGCAGGACTTCGGCAAACTCCAAATCCTCTGAGGCCAGGACAAATATGGTGCCGGGTAATCCGGCAGTGCGCTGTTGCAGGGAGAGATAGTACTGGCTGAAGTGTTCATTGGGAGTGGCTAAGCCCAGAAATACTAAATCAGCCGTTTCAGAGGACTGCTTCAAAATGGTGTCAAAGGGCCGGCCCTCCGCCAGAATCACCCGGGGGGTAGCGCCAATACGTAGACCATCGACGAGCCGCTGCAGGTTAGTCTGGGCTGCCTTTGCTGCCGCTTGATTGGGCACCACCAGGTTGAGGCGGATCTCTACCCCACGCCAGGTAAGACTGGTGCGTAGCAGATAGGCCAAAATCAACATCAGTCCCCCATTGGCCTGGAGTCCGCCCCACCAGACATCAATGCGGCGATAGTGAGGAGGGCGACGGCGGCTTAGCTCATAGGTCTGGGGCTCGCCGCGAAAAATAATCACATTGCGCTTGCCTGGTGACAGCGGCTAATCAGCTGGCAGAAGCGATCGCAACTCTGGGGATTTTCCGTATCCCCCAGCATCACCGTATTCGGCATCAGGGGACCAATGCCGTAAGACTCCACCAGCTGTCCCATGCCGCCGAAGGGTTCTGCCGCCGTAATCAACCGCACAAACGCCTGGATCCCTCGCCGCTCCAGATACTCCTGTAGGGGTCGCCTCCATGCCCTCCTGCTGGGCGCCACTACGAGATCTAGGGGGCAACACACTCGACACCGTAAATAGGCCCCGATTGTGGGTCAGGGCGGCCGCCAATTCAATCAAATGCCAGCGCTTCGTCGGGGCCCCCGAGAAGACCAGCAAATGGGGGCGCCAGTTTTTGGCATCCAAAGCCCCCTCAATGCGGAATAAGGCCGTACGCACCAAACTCATCCACAATCCCTGGCGCACATCCCCCCAGGCGCTCTCCAGCTCCCGCCGCTCCAGCCATAGGTAAATCAACAGCACGATCACCGCTGCCGCCACTGTGGCTACAGCATTGATCAAAAACATCACCGTCAGACACCCCGCTGCCCCCAGTAACGAGAGCGACCAGTGCACCTTAAACGTCGGTCGAAAAGACGGACTCTGCAGAAACCCTTCCAAACCAGCTGCCACATTCAACACCATGTAGGTGGTCAAGAAAAACATGGTCAGCACCGGCGCAATCAGGTTTAAATCGCCGATGGAGACAGCCACCAAGACAATGCCCAGGGTAAACAGGGTGCCCAGCCGCGGCTCATCTCCTTCGCGACTCCCATGGCCCAACCACCGCAGTCGCCGCGGTAAGATACCGTCTCGAGCCAGGGCCTGTAATACCCGAGGTGCCCCCAAGATGCTACCAATAGCACTAGATAGAGTGGCCCCCCACACCCCCAGTAGAATGGCATCGCCCCACAGGGCAATGCGCCGCATCACCAAGGGGTCGGCTACCAGGGTGGTCGGGTCAGCCCGCAGGCTGAGAATGACGGGAATAATCATATAGATCACATAGCCGCTGCCGATGGCAGCCAGGGTGCCGATGGGGATGGCCTTGCTGGGTTTTTTCAAATCCCCCGACATGTTGACCCCCGACATAATGCCCGTCACCGCTGGGAAGAACACCGCTAGCACCGTCCAAAATCCCACCGAGCCGGGAGGCTCTGGGGAGGGTAACTCCGTGGGCGTGATGCTATGGCCCATAGCCAGAGAAACCAAGGAAAGGACAATGGCGGCCATGATGAAATATTGAGCCTTAATGGCAATTTCGGCCGATTTCAGAGCCAACGCGGTCACCAGCACCGTCGTCATCAGGGCTACCAGGGTTTGATCGAGTCGGGGAAATACCCGCACCAGACTCTCGGCAAAGCCGATGGTGTAGAGAGCCACCGAGAGCCCCTGGGCAAAGTAGAGGGGAATGCCCACGGCGCCCCCGGTTTCAATGCCAAGGGAGCGGCTAATCATGTAATAGGCCCCGCCAGCCCGTACCACCTGGTCAGTGGCGATGGCCGAGATGGATAGCCCGGTGAGAAAGGTAATCCCGGTGCAGATGGTCACCACCAATAAGGTCTGCACCAGCCCCACATGACCCAGTACCCAGCCGAAGCGTAGGTACATGATCACCCCGAGAATCGTCAGAATTGACGGGGTGAATACTCCGCCAAAACTAGTCAGCTTCTTGGCTCCTGCCTCTGTATCGGGCGTTGCTGCGCCTTGCTCCATACGTCGCCGTGGCATGGTAGAGCGATCCATAGGTTGACCCTGTCATCATGCCGGAAGATCCCGGCTGCGGCTAGGCTTAGCCGGTACAGTCTGCCTGATATTTACCGTTCATCTCAGGTTTCAGAGCTTCCCCGGATTAGCTGTTTCAGCAATAAATCGACGGATCCGCTGTGACTCCGTTGTTGGTCTTGGTCAGTAGT
This portion of the Halomicronema hongdechloris C2206 genome encodes:
- a CDS encoding Uma2 family endonuclease — translated: MTIAINPPTLTIDEFLAGYGDDNRYELIDGEVFDLEPTGPHEEVAAFITSKICVQIDLQGLPWFVLQRGLLRPSGMGNTAFRPDVAVVDRNELAKEPCWMEQSMLTLGSSIKFVAEVVSSNWQNDYARKTEDYAALGIPEYWIADYAGLGRTRYIGKPKQPTLSMGILVHGEYEVHQLRGSQNVVSPTFPSLNLTAEQVLKTGR
- a CDS encoding Uma2 family endonuclease, whose protein sequence is MMIPAATRDLTFEAFIDVEDGNELNEYELVDGRLVLMPEPDDWHEEILEFLSFMFELQYRRMTLRYSVRQRNALMIDDVRGRRPDIAVIDRPATRREDRQPGIRSVPRMIVEIASGNWSTDLVEKQEEYEALQVPEYWIVDYRGQIPAKYCQRGKGKKVIVLTLEDGVYQKAEYVEGEAVPCLTFPELGLTVEQILTAEE
- a CDS encoding HAD family hydrolase produces the protein MTSANSHSHASLKALLLDFNGIIINDESLHCQLLEQLLLEENLRPNREDVAAACLGRSDRACLTNLLGSRGRVVSDDYLDTLLAKKSQRYIEAMSQQDLPLYPGLDDLVFQGRAAQLKLAVVTGTMQTEVAWVLRQAGIYDHLSALVCGDDLPATGSKPAPDGYLLAIERLNQAHPGLNLTPAHCLAIEDSFAGIEAAKRAQVPVAGVAHTYPYQMIHRRADWVVDNLSELDLDWLRDYYANPRPTPSSVSSVW
- a CDS encoding EamA family transporter, producing MVAAFIGTYLALWLQQMALKYAATGIAQALLGTSPLFILPIVVLLGERVSLRAILGVLVALGGVWLLVGYD
- the coaE gene encoding dephospho-CoA kinase (Dephospho-CoA kinase (CoaE) performs the final step in coenzyme A biosynthesis.), translated to MAAPSPRIIGLTGGIATGKSTVSHYLEQHHGIPVLDADAYARQAVVPGSPIFQAIVQRYGTAMVQPDGELDRRRLGDVVFYNTDEKRWLEQQIHPFVRQCFAQAMVRLQDCPVVVHSIPLLFEANLVDQVTESWVVICSEAQQCQRLMARNQLSRTDAIARIQSQMPLLDKAARADVVLDNSTTVAALYGQVDQALNEHSSITPG
- a CDS encoding PQQ-dependent sugar dehydrogenase → MPFCGLKALPLLLVLGLFACTEPSSVAPSPAPADSDSATPSGAEKDAAIASGAEPANPIATEPLVPSPIRITLADLPQPFASQSARKPPQVIDIPSNPRLQVPAGFTVNVFAENLDRPRWLALTPEGDVLVTETRQNRIRRLQDQNDDGAADAVTTFADASHGLDIPFGMAFTADHFYLGNTSTLRRYPYRTGQATLQGSGEVIAELPGGGYRQHWTRNVVVSPDQQRLYVSIGSRSNVSAEPLPRASVQVMALDGSAPETVASGLRNPVGLDFHPVTGDLYTTVNERDGLGDDLVPDYLTRIQAGEFYGWPYAYLQPDWLDPRQVVDGRSRRPDLAAQTQTPDVLFQAHSAALGLQFYDGNTFPQRYHQGAFVAFRGSWNRQQGTGYKLVFVPFSSEGRPLGHYEDFLTGFLVDPQGPTTWGRPVGLLMMPDGSLLFTEEMNGRIYRVQFSQG
- a CDS encoding Calvin cycle protein CP12 — protein: MSVDDTKFQQELENAVEYARQVCDQQGADSQACAVAWDTVEEMRAEVSHQHQTPAKTGFDQYLEDNPDAPEGLIYDT